In the Sorghum bicolor cultivar BTx623 chromosome 4, Sorghum_bicolor_NCBIv3, whole genome shotgun sequence genome, ATACTTTTTGTTCAGATTCTATATGATCCTGACTAATtactgctttgtttggagattttCATCACTAATCATGTTTGCAAAAATCAATTAGTtaccacttgagcatcttttcAAAGAATTATAGTTTCAGTAGCCCacagtttttttttgttgttcaaacatcaaattttcaaatactacagttaaaaaaaaatcaatttacTATACCAGCCTCACATTTATTTCTGAAATCAAGGGTAAAGTAAACTAAAAATCACATAACCAAAATTGtttgctaattactacttgagCGTCATCTATCTGCTACAGGATAACCTTTTGTTTTggctagaaaaaaaaatcttaatTTGCAAGAATAAAGTCATCAAACACCATATGAGTAGTAAAACATACCACTACTTTTTGGAAATTTCTACTTGATTATGAGTTTTCACTGATGCAcataaaaaaaagaataaaatggTATTGTTTTACTGGTATGgtattctaattttttttttgaaaggagcTACGGAGGGGAGCGATTCGCCACCTGGATTTCATTAAATTCAAAGAGAGTTCCAAATACAAAGCACAAATCAAGAGATAGTCGAGCCCTAATTTAGATATATACTCTCTCCGGGTAGTCTTATAAGACAAACGCGGAAAAAAGATTCAAACTTCACAACCTTCAACCAATAATTTAGTGAACAATTTTGAACTATTGTAATACAAACTTGACATGATTAGATTTATGATCAAATATAGTGTCTAatgatcataattttattttataatcATAAAAATTATAATGTAGAATAAATAAACGGTTCATTTGTACCATACCATATTTAACTACGTCTTATAAAACTGCCCCGATCGAGGAAGCAAGACACAAGAGGGGCAAATAAGCATGTCAACGGTTGCAAGTGCTTTGCCAAAACAAAACACAAAGGTTTGTGTTATGAATAGACACGGTTCAACTATGTTTATATCTTTTtccatgtatatgtatatgtatagtattatttatttatagaaATCATTTGAATTGCAACTTTGAGCTATTAAAATTACCTATCGAGCgagaacagcgccgccgccgccgcggtacGTGATCGATGGCGGATAAGAGCCCGCTCCGGCGGTGGAAGCCCTTCTTCCCTGCGTTCGGCGCCATCGACGCCTCCATCGAGGCCGCCGCTCCTGAGTGCTGCTCCCGGGACAAGTACCGGCAGGTGAGAGGCGAAATCGTGGAGTTGCTCTGCGACTGCGACGCCGCGGACGGCGGCCGAGCGGAGGAGCTCTGCCGTCTGCTCGACGTGGCGATGGCCGAGGCGCTCGAGACGCTGCGGGTGGTCCCGGTGACGCCGGCCATGCTGACGACCACCGACGTCGCCAGGGCCGTCGGCGGCCTGCTGGGGCACGAGTGCGGGAGGGTGCGCGGCCTCGCGCGCGCCGTCGTGAGCGGGTGGAGGGCGTCCCTGGAAGCCGCCCTGGGCACGCTGCTGC is a window encoding:
- the LOC8071639 gene encoding uncharacterized protein LOC8071639 — encoded protein: MADKSPLRRWKPFFPAFGAIDASIEAAAPECCSRDKYRQVRGEIVELLCDCDAADGGRAEELCRLLDVAMAEALETLRVVPVTPAMLTTTDVARAVGGLLGHECGRVRGLARAVVSGWRASLEAALGTLLQISLDEHEVAAAAAAAPETVRRHWLKQEISSKPWPGSQTWSVPTRRRCLLAFPGHGDGRVRNEETAADRRCKAQTPRNILQGMQSRS